The DNA window TTTCTTGACCCAGGCTCATGCAACTCCAAAATGCTCTTGGTATCAGTAACCGgtcattgcaccgacgcctCTGAGCATAGCGCCGGTTTAACTGATGTAATATGGTTTCTCTGACTTGATCGTCATTTGAATTCCTGGATGCTTTttatagcgtcggtttaaccgatcCGTTGAATGTTTCTACTACTTGTGCAATTCACTGAGTTTTTCTTCAAGTTTCTTCTTCTTTCAACTATTGCTTTGAATTCTTTGAGCTGCCTAGTACCAAGCTTGAGCAATTGTGTGTATTTTTAAGGCCAACTTTCACTAGATCAAGCTACTGACTTAagaacccctcttaatagtacggttgAAGACTAAAACTATAAAATCTGAACAAGTGTCTGAGTCATTGACACACATTTCAATAAGAATTGAGGGGTCTCCTTTCATATATAAAGTATGTGACATTATTTGATATCCCCTTCAACACACGTTAGTCACGTatagttgtcattaatcaccgaaatcattaatcaccgaaacttACCATATGCAACTATTGACCTAGATGCTTCACACGTTGCTGCTGGAATTCGATGAATAAGTTTATATAAGAATCTAGGATGAATGAAGCAAATTCGTTAGAAAAAATGTAGAATTGAAACAGAAAAGCTCATGATCAATCAGGAGCGGTTAACGTCACCCCTTATAGCCGATCAAGATGGCTCATGTAAAAGCAAATTGTAAATGCTCGAGGTCCAACTGTAAGGTTGGAGGAGGAACAATGGCTCCTGCATATACCGGTAGATCGGGAGAAGTTTCTCAGCATGGACGCCTCATTGGCAAAATATAAACAATGAAAAGAGACAGGGTGAGCACGGTGGAATCCATGACAACTGCCATTCTTGGGAGCACAACCCGCATGGCATCATCTGAATTCTGAAACCTACTTGATTGGAGGACAACCGGGGATGAGGAGAGATGCTCTTGAACGTGTACAGCATTCCCACAGTGATAAAAAGAGAGTGTGCCAAACTAGAGCGAGCTCATGAGCTCACCTATACTGATTAAAATCAAATGACCATTGAGTTCTGTAGTTGAGTAAAGTGGTTCTCAATGTTGTATGCATATTTGTTTAAAGATATTTACTATTTAAACATTAATATTTTTAAGACAAAAAAATAGTGAATATTGGTAGTTTGCTTAGGGTTCCTAAATATTATTTTCCACTTTACTATTCATATTTTGTTGTTAGTGTAAAAAGTTTGAGGATTCGAGCATTAATTTCTAGTAAGACAAATCTTCTTGTATTGATAGGAGTAATACTTTTACCACAATTGGCGTGTAATTGTAATTCATTAGGATTTATTAGTTCTACTGTTTCTTAGATGGGTTACGTGCTTAGCTTTTGAGTCATATCATCAATCAAGGCGGGTTATTAGTCAATAATGAATAAAGAGAAAATTAGTGTCGTAGCTCAATTCACGTGTGTTCAGAGAAAACACCTTAGTTCCTGCAAAATAATTGCTTCATTGACATGTGGTTAAGCTCTGTTTGCTGCAAAAATTATTGGAAAAAAGAAAATATAAAGTAAATTTGCTGATGCACGATTTTTTTGCAAAAACTGCATTAAAGTAATAGTTGAGTCCGACCACGTGTGTTCAGAGAAAATCTTAGAGCATTTCTAAGAGCCTTTCTAAAATCTACTATCTAGATAATTATTTAGAGAGACATCTGAGTAAAAGTAGTTCTTTGTACTCTCCAACAGCTTTACTGCATTTTGATGTAGTCTAAAGAGCCATTCTCGCTTTCTATCTTTGGCTAGCGAGAAATTCGAAATAGAGAAGGTCTATATTTAAATATCCAATTGAAGAGTCTTGGAGGGTAATTTTTAATCAAAATTTTTATTTCTAAAGATATAAAAAGTCTTTTGGAGATGCTGTTACTGTTAGTTTTTTTAGATTTGCTGTTACTGTTAGTTCCTGCAAAATAATTACTTTCAAGACTTTCAACAAATCGGCCCATTTTCTCTCTTAGTGTTGGCTTTGACTGACGGCTCGGCCCACTCGCTCGACGAACCGGGGCGGGCCGTCGTGCACAACGCCACAACCAGTAAAATCCGACCAcgaggcgggggcggggggctTTCCTGTAAAAAGCGCGCAAATAAAAAATCTCACGCAGCCACGCAGGAGACAAATCCACGCtttccttcctcctccctcgCGGCCAACTAACCAatccctcctctcctcccttcctcccttcttccctGCCATTCTCCCGTTCCGTTGCGGCGTCTCTTCCCTCCCCATCccctgcctccgccgccgcctccgtgcCTAACACCCGCTCGAATTTCCGCATCCGCTGCCGCGCCGATCGCCGAGGACGAGGATGCTGGGCGCCGCGAGGAGGCAGCTTGGATCCGGTCCCGTGAGTGCCGAACCCATCCGCCCCTGGCCCTACCGCCGCGGGTTTCTGGTCGCCTCGCAAGGTTTCGATCCGTAACGGTGTTTTTGTATTGTTTTTTCCCCTGCGTGCAGATGCTGGGGCAGGTTCTGCGGCGGCTCcgcccggcggcgagggggtaCTCCGCTGCGGCGAAGGAGGTGAGGGCCCGCTTGACCCGAACCCTACTTTTTCCTCCTAAACGTGGACGGGTCGAGGTTGCATTGGTGTTAGATGTCGTGATGTGAATCGTAATTGCGATTGTTCCGTTTGTCGATTGGCGGCCTCACTGTAACGGGGGTAGGTGGTTTAATCGGTGGGACGTGCGGTTGCGTTTATTGTGTTCTAGTTGTGCCATGAAACGAACTGTTTCTAGTTTGGTGATGGGTTGGTCGGTTTGTTATGGGAGTGGTTGGTGGGTCATGGACTCATGGAAATGATTCGATGCTCTAATTTATGGCTTTCGTCTTAGTGGGGTGTGCTTTGGTTTTGTGTGGTGCTTGTTAATTGGACAAATGCTATTGGAATATATTCTTCAACTATATTTTCTGTGCTGAGATTACTGCCTGCCTGTATGTAACTACTAGGGTTAATTCCAAACCCTGGTTGATCATAATGTTTCAAACCTTTGACAAATCATTTGTGCCATATATATAGATGAAGCATGTTTGTAGTTCCTAAATGTTGGAATTGTACAGGGATTCATACAGGGCTCTGGTCACATTATTGGGTTTAGCTACATTTTTATGCTTTTTAAGATttgtttcttctttcttttgatCTTATTTGCTTCGTCTATATGCCAGCACCTGCTAATGTTTCTGTTCCCACATAGTAGTATCAACATCTTCATGTGGCAAGTTTTATACATTATTATTTACATGTTCAGATGACTGTCCGTGATGCGTTGAACTCTGCACTGGATGAAGAGATGTCTGCTGATCCTTCTGTCTTCCTGATGGGAGAAGAGGTATCACTTGAAACAAATTCAGGATTATGGTCTTTTTGCGCCTGTTAAATGGATCTCTTATTATTCTTGTTCATTTGTGGTAGGTTGGAGAGTATCAAGGTGCATACAAGGTGTGTTAAATTTCTGAAGATTAATGCCTTTATTCCACTTGGTAACTGAATATTGATATCTTAAGTCTTACCATCATTGATAGTATTCATTGGTGCTCTGTTGCAGATTTCTAAAGGCTTGCTTGACAAGTATGGTCCTGATAGGGTTCTTGACACGCCTATCACAGAGGTACGCTACTAAAATCTTGAATTGTTGCTGTCTATTTTCAGTCTGTGTAAACATGATCACACACTTACTCATTTCCCTTTGTATCCTCAGGCTGGCTTTACTGGAATTGGTGTTGGTGCAGCTTATCAAGGTCTTCGACCTATTGTAGAATTTATGACATTTAATTTCTCGATGCAGGTCAGTTTTTTTTTATTGGGAACTAATGAGCAGTTTTTTACTTTTTCGTTTCAAACGATATCCTTAAATGCCTGAACATACTTTAATGGTTGGTAATTGCTATGCAATATTCACTTGTTTCTTTAGTATGGTAAATTATCTTCTGGATAGTCTTACAGTATTTCTTGTATGGAAATCATCTTGACCGCTTGGTTGCATAGCACAAACATATTTTTCCTAGCCACGTTGATTACAAACTATCTATAGATATGGGGAAATTTAACTTCCGTTGCTAGTTCCATTCCTCATGCTTATCTTCCCAGAATTACTGTTGAAAGCATAGTTATTGAGACCAGACCGGATATAGAACCGGCAAGGCTCTCGGTTCACGATTTGATTGGTTGGATCGGTTAGACCGCCGGCTCGAAGCGGTCTAATATGATATATATTTAACATTAAACACAAGCGAACTTGTGGCCTGGTGTTGGGCTAGCTGCTTGCGATGCCCCAGGTCGGGGGTTCGACTCCCACCAGATGGCCTTTTTGTTGAATATAAGCAGCACACCTAATTTGTACGGCCGGTCTGCAGGCGGTTTTCTACCGGTTCCTCTCCCGGTTTCTTCCGGTTCTCTGTAAAAACTGGCAGTTCGAACGATTTTCTCCGGTCTGATTGCACGCCCGATCTTTTAACCTGACCGGACCGACGCAGGCTCCGGTTCCGGTTTAACCGGTCAGACCGGCCGGTCCGGTCCGGTCCTAATAACTATGGTTGCAAGCAATCATTTGTGCATGCTTTACTCGTGTGACTGAGACAAGGGGTTTATAACGCATTGTCTTTTGGCCATATGCTGTGTACTGATTGTAGCTTATGCACTGATAATGAATTCCTAATGTATTTTTTCCATTAATGTCATCAAGTGAACTcaattttcatattttttaaaataataCACAACTATCTATGCATGTCCAGGCTATTGATCATATCATCAATTCAGCTGCCAAGTCAAACTACATGTCAGCTGGTCAAATCTCTGTTCCTATCGTTTTTAGAGGACCTAATGGAGCTGCCGCTGGAGTTGGGGCTCAACACTCACAGGTTTGTGACAGGGAACGACTCATGTAGTTATTTGTCTGATCATCATCCTACCGCTTTCTAATTTTCCATTGTTATGTTGTTGCCATATTTTTTTGTGCTTGTTTCTGTAAGATATACTTGCACTATTAAGATGGCAATCCTTTGATGCTCTGTGAACCTATTTGCAAGTGTTTCTTTTTAAATTATCAGTGAAAATAAAATGATAGGTTTTgatcaaagaaaccaaaaaatTGCATTGTGAGAGTGTCTCTGATACTGTAGGGAGCTGAGCAGTAGCTGTTTAATACTGTAATTAGTTTACTATGGTCATGAGAGTTCAAGATGCATAGTATCTATGTTTTATACATCTTATTGCTAGCACTTCGATTATGAAGTTATAACTGCACTACCTTGAAATTACTAACTCAACTTTATGCAGTGTTATGCAGCTTGGTATGCTCATGTTCCAGGACTTAAGGTTCTGACACCATACTCTGCAGAAGATGCTAGAGGCTTGCTAAAAGCTGCTATTAGGGATCCTGACCCTGTTATTTTCCTGGAAAATGAATTGCTGTATGTCAGTCTGATCTTTTCTAATTATTTTGCTTACTAGCCTGCATTTTGGTGAGATTTTATCATACTATTTGCAGTTATGGAGAATCATTCCCTGTTTCTGCTGAAGTGCTTGATTCTAGTTTCTGCCTGCCGATTGGCAAAGCTAAGGTATGTTGTCGTGTCTTCTGTGCATGTGTATGGTGTATCGGAAGGCGCTGGTTTACGTAGGACTATTTGCATAAGTTTGTCTTGATGCTTCGGCTGAGTTTTTGTTGATGAGCCTCCTTGTTTGTAGAGATCAGAGAAAGACTTATAGATATATATTTCTGGAGTAATGCTTTCTATTTCCATATCAGGCTCTACCTGACTTCCATTTCTGTTCTGTGCATTTAACTGCGGGCCTCATCTTTGTGTAGGTAGAACGTGAGGGTAAAGATGTTACCATTACCACATACTCCAAGATGGTTGGTTATGCTCTCCAGGTATGTCATGTTGCTCTTGGTAAACAATATAAAGGAGGATGGGATTTTTAAATTATTAGTTCATTGTCCGGCTTGGCAACTAATTAGCATTTTTTTCTATGACGTGGTATTTCTGTAAGGATTTGGATGTACTGCATCAAGCAGTTACTACTAGTTAAACTGATCTGCAAAGCTGTCCATTTGAAAATTTTAATTTTGGTTTTTGTTCTAAGAAGGATATTTCTATGGCAGATGGTTTTAGTAGTGCTGATGTCACTTATTTTTCTCCATTTTTCACCATACTGTACTTTGGTACATTTTCATGCTCAATTTGTCTTCAGGCTGCTGAGATACTCTCCAAGGAAGGAATCAGTGCTGAGGTAATTCCTCTTGTATAAGATATAGTTTCACTTGTTCAGTATAACTGATCAATACAGGATCTTGTTTTCTTCATATGCCATCTTTAGTACATTACCTTTGGTTCATATTTATTGGCAGGTGATCAACCTTCGATCAATCAGACCACTTGACAGAGCTGCTATCAATGCATCTGTCAGGAAGACCAACAGATTGGTGACTGTTGAAGAAGGGTTCCCCCAGCATGGGATTGGTGCTGAGATATGGTTCTCTCTCTCACTCGTTCGCTCATCCTCTCTACTCATGCTTGTGTGTAGTATCCAAGTATTCTAACACATATGTTTGTTGCAGCATGTCTGTTGTAGAAGAAAGCTTTGAGTACCTTGATGCACCAGTTGAGAGGATCGCTGGAGCTGATGTACCTATGCCCTATGCTGCCAACCTTGAGAGAATGGCTGTTCCACAGGTCCTCTTCTTTGTGTTCCATCCTAGATTTTCTATTGTCTCTTGCACACACTGCTCAAGATTGCTCTCTTCTCCATGCTTATAATGTCATTTATGACAACATTTAGTTTGTTCATCTATATGTTTAACAGAATTTACGAATAGTATGCCCAGTCCTTTGGAATTGTACTTGGGGAGGTACGCATGGGATAAATTGAGACCACCCTGCCTGACTATGTAAAAGATGGGCAGCAGTCATAAAAAAAACGTTTCCTTTTGTTAACCTTTACATTCGGACCATTAGATGTGCATGCCATTTTACCGTAAACCTTTTTTTGAGCATCCATTTTACTGTAAGTTGGGTAGCATAGGCCCACAGTTTAAATCATGAGTCAGACACTGTTTTCAGCTTCTGCATTTCTTTTGCACACTCCTGTATAATGTTGTCTGCCACCCGGATATGCCTGGAGTGTCCTGTCATAATTAGGAATTGGGTGGCTTCTTGTCTGTCTAGTTGTGCATACCAGGTAGCCATTGTGGTCAAAGTGGTCACAGCATAGCATCACTATTATTGGTTGGCAGCTTGGCTGCAACTCTTTGATGCTTTGCGGAAGACCGGAAACTGGCAAGACTTGGGTGTGTAGCTCGTTTGGTAGTGGCCTGATTCATTCGTAAGACAACTGAGGGGCATCTTTTGGGAATCAAA is part of the Panicum hallii strain FIL2 chromosome 2, PHallii_v3.1, whole genome shotgun sequence genome and encodes:
- the LOC112880318 gene encoding pyruvate dehydrogenase E1 component subunit beta-2, mitochondrial → MLGAARRQLGSGPMLGQVLRRLRPAARGYSAAAKEMTVRDALNSALDEEMSADPSVFLMGEEVGEYQGAYKISKGLLDKYGPDRVLDTPITEAGFTGIGVGAAYQGLRPIVEFMTFNFSMQAIDHIINSAAKSNYMSAGQISVPIVFRGPNGAAAGVGAQHSQCYAAWYAHVPGLKVLTPYSAEDARGLLKAAIRDPDPVIFLENELLYGESFPVSAEVLDSSFCLPIGKAKVEREGKDVTITTYSKMVGYALQAAEILSKEGISAEVINLRSIRPLDRAAINASVRKTNRLVTVEEGFPQHGIGAEICMSVVEESFEYLDAPVERIAGADVPMPYAANLERMAVPQVDDIVRAAKRACYRAVPMAATA